A region of Anguilla rostrata isolate EN2019 chromosome 10, ASM1855537v3, whole genome shotgun sequence DNA encodes the following proteins:
- the si:dkey-190g11.3 gene encoding adenine nucleotide translocase lysine N-methyltransferase, with product MEDSIEVILQDHSAKYLHRYPDNHALAAGSGALLAGCYGLWAMFVLPGFRRVPLRLKVPYLLLSVEQTANVMKLLQGRQGALADLGSGDGRLVLAACSQGFRCTGFEVNPVLLAYSRARARWSGVPAGHARFVNQDFWKTDLSGYSNVTAFLAPGVMQVLEEKLLAELPDDGRVIACRFPFPRWTPSRTEGSGLDQVWAYDVIAVRKPRPQNPAA from the exons ATGGAAGACTCGATCGAGGTCATCCTCCAGGATCACAGCGCCAAGTACCTGCACCGTTACCCGGACAACCACGCGCTCGCTGCCGGATCGGGCGCGCTGCTGGCCGGTTGCTATGGGCTGTGGGCGATGTTCGTCCTCCCGGGCTTCCGGAGGGTGCCTCTGAGGCTGAAG GTACCCTACTTGCTTTTGAGCGTGGAACAGACTGCAAATGTCATGAAACTTCTGCAGGGACGGCAGGGCGCTCTGGCTGACCTGGGATCAGGCGATGGAAGACTG GTGCTGGCGGCGTGCTCCCAGGGGTTCCGCTGCACCGGGTTCGAGGTGAACCCCGTCCTGCTCGCCTACTCCCGAGCCAGGGCTCGCTGGAGCGGGGTCCCCGCCGGCCACGCCCGCTTCGTCAACCAGGACTTCTGGAAG ACGGATCTTTCCGGGTACAGCAACGTGACGGCGTTTTTGGCCCCTGGAGTG AtgcaggtgctggaggagaagCTCCTGGCGGAGCTCCCTGATGACGGGCGGGTCATCGCCTGCCGCTTCCCCTTCCCGCGCTGGACCCCCTCCCGCACGGAGGGCTCCGGGCTCGACCAGGTCTGGGCCTATGACGTCATCGCCGTccgcaagccccgcccccaaaaccCTGCCGCCTGA